A stretch of the Thermodesulfobacteriota bacterium genome encodes the following:
- the hypE gene encoding hydrogenase expression/formation protein HypE yields MDKKILLAHGSGGSLSHSLIDKVFLKNFDNPFLSEKDDGAIVEIGGTRLAFTTDSYVVKPIFFPGGDIGKLSVFGTVNDLAVMGAEPLYISCGFIIEEGLDQRVLEEIALSMTQAAQIAGVLLVTGDTKVVEKGGADRIYINTSGVGIVKKDLSVKGIETGDRIILSGSVGEHEVSVLLAREEFPFRSRVTSDLAPLNQLASDILEVDGVKFMRDPTRGGLATTLNEIAEGIGLGIVVYEDKIGVSDGVAAVCELIGLDPLYLANEGKMVVVAKRDCTGEVLKIMKGNPLGKESEIIGEVAAELNGRVCLRTKIGGTRILDMLAGEQLPRIC; encoded by the coding sequence ATGGATAAAAAGATACTCCTGGCTCATGGCAGTGGGGGAAGTCTATCTCACAGCCTTATTGATAAGGTTTTCCTTAAGAACTTCGATAACCCTTTCCTTTCAGAAAAGGATGATGGGGCAATAGTTGAGATAGGGGGAACAAGGCTTGCCTTCACTACGGATTCCTATGTGGTGAAACCTATATTCTTTCCAGGAGGAGATATTGGTAAACTCTCGGTCTTTGGGACAGTGAATGACCTGGCAGTCATGGGGGCAGAACCGCTGTATATCTCCTGCGGTTTTATAATAGAGGAGGGATTGGATCAAAGGGTACTCGAAGAGATAGCCCTCTCTATGACTCAGGCAGCACAGATTGCCGGGGTGCTTTTAGTTACCGGAGACACCAAGGTAGTTGAAAAAGGAGGAGCAGACAGGATTTACATAAATACCTCCGGTGTCGGGATAGTAAAAAAAGACCTCTCCGTGAAAGGAATTGAAACTGGAGACAGAATCATACTTTCGGGAAGTGTTGGGGAACACGAAGTTTCGGTGCTTTTAGCCAGGGAGGAGTTTCCTTTTCGCTCCCGGGTTACAAGTGATCTTGCCCCTTTAAACCAGCTTGCATCTGATATCCTTGAGGTAGATGGGGTGAAGTTTATGAGAGACCCTACCAGGGGTGGACTGGCAACTACCCTGAATGAAATCGCCGAAGGTATAGGTCTGGGTATTGTGGTTTATGAGGATAAGATAGGGGTATCTGACGGAGTGGCAGCGGTGTGTGAACTCATTGGACTTGACCCTTTGTACCTGGCAAATGAAGGGAAGATGGTGGTAGTAGCGAAACGGGATTGCACCGGTGAGGTGCTTAAGATAATGAAAGGTAATCCCCTGGGAAAGGAAAGCGAAATTATTGGTGAGGTGGCGGCTGAGTTAAACGGCAGGGTCTGCCTTAGGACAAAGATTGGTGGTACAAGAATCCTGGATATGCTGGCAGGTGAACAGCTGCCGAGGATATGTTAG
- a CDS encoding response regulator yields MEGIKVLLVDDEVDFTASLRRVLSRRGFDVEVAADGLSALARVVQGYFDVVVLDVKMPGMNGLHVLSEIKRLSLPTRVILLTGHSSLTEEENTLKGEAFAYLLKPYPILKLVEMIKAAVAKNL; encoded by the coding sequence ATGGAAGGGATTAAAGTCTTGCTTGTTGACGACGAGGTTGATTTCACGGCCAGTCTGCGCAGGGTCCTGAGCCGTCGGGGCTTCGATGTAGAAGTGGCAGCAGATGGTTTGTCTGCCCTGGCTCGGGTTGTTCAGGGATACTTCGATGTGGTGGTGCTCGACGTCAAGATGCCAGGGATGAACGGTCTCCATGTCCTGTCAGAAATCAAACGCCTCTCACTGCCCACCCGGGTTATCCTCCTGACCGGTCACTCCTCTTTAACTGAAGAGGAAAATACCTTAAAGGGCGAAGCCTTTGCCTATCTTTTAAAGCCATACCCGATTCTGAAACTGGTGGAAATGATAAAGGCAGCAGTGGCAAAGAACCTATAA
- a CDS encoding sulfite exporter TauE/SafE family protein yields MIRGGRTMFDFLIAGIQAPIFLLVLTGLTVGMVGGFIGVGGGYMVTPALIVFGFPGYMASGIDMTHIAGKSIVATVRHRQLGNIDWVLGLAMVGGTMLGVEQGVRLLTYTKKLGLSGIILLTASVLIMIGLFVYTQVETHRSTKKISELEKSGKKVGRELSVSRGPRIFQSIPLFPIVRCRTARIVVSMWVIVVVGIVTGIMAGFFGVGGGFIRVPALVYVVGASTHIAVGTDLLEIAVSGGYGALRHSMMGNVDMIAVLFMIVGAMFGAQFGSIATSYVRGPAIRYILSYSLVLATVGAFLRLFYMLTGSKYEVLSFFAVVFTLGEMLFLCSFIVSLVLFSLRYQKGKPVPAWIPPLVVAK; encoded by the coding sequence TTGATTAGAGGAGGCAGAACAATGTTTGATTTTTTAATTGCAGGTATACAGGCGCCGATATTCCTCCTGGTCTTGACTGGCCTGACGGTAGGTATGGTCGGCGGTTTTATCGGGGTAGGGGGCGGCTACATGGTCACTCCAGCCCTTATCGTGTTCGGTTTCCCGGGCTACATGGCTTCTGGAATTGATATGACCCATATCGCGGGCAAGTCTATCGTGGCTACGGTGCGCCACAGGCAGCTCGGAAATATAGACTGGGTCCTGGGTCTGGCGATGGTGGGTGGAACTATGTTAGGGGTAGAACAGGGGGTCAGGCTTCTTACCTACACTAAAAAGCTCGGGCTTTCCGGTATTATTCTCCTCACCGCTTCAGTGCTCATCATGATTGGTCTCTTTGTTTATACGCAGGTAGAGACCCACAGATCAACCAAGAAGATCAGCGAGCTCGAAAAGAGTGGTAAAAAGGTTGGCCGTGAGCTAAGTGTGAGCAGAGGGCCCAGGATATTCCAGAGCATTCCGTTATTTCCTATTGTGCGCTGCAGGACTGCCCGTATTGTGGTTTCCATGTGGGTCATCGTTGTTGTGGGCATTGTAACAGGGATAATGGCAGGATTCTTCGGTGTAGGGGGCGGCTTTATCAGAGTGCCTGCACTGGTTTATGTGGTTGGTGCCTCGACACACATTGCTGTGGGGACGGACCTACTGGAAATTGCAGTTTCAGGTGGTTATGGTGCCTTGAGACATTCGATGATGGGAAATGTAGACATGATTGCCGTCCTCTTCATGATCGTGGGTGCCATGTTTGGAGCGCAGTTCGGCAGTATTGCCACGTCATACGTGCGCGGGCCTGCTATACGTTACATCCTCAGTTACTCCCTCGTCCTGGCTACAGTGGGGGCATTTTTGAGACTCTTCTATATGTTGACCGGTTCAAAATACGAGGTACTCTCTTTCTTTGCTGTGGTATTTACCCTGGGGGAGATGCTGTTTCTCTGTAGTTTCATCGTTTCTCTGGTGCTATTTTCGCTCCGTTACCAGAAGGGGAAACCTGTCCCCGCATGGATACCCCCGCTGGTAGTGGCAAAATAG
- a CDS encoding ATP-binding protein: MRKIISLRARIILILSVLILTVIGCSVVTIWYAEVIESLFTRVVDKDVTSFRVAVNLETALARQKGFTSYYFMDGNPDWLRQLEQNHQVFNKTLREARESVQTEMGRNILDRIWSEYSHYNDSRRQVIRFYQKGEKEAGSRLHMEIRRQFMDIYNLCEQYKGIHEKSIAMVRNEVLSRTRFNNAMIMVFIQVAGMTGVLLAYILFKQVLEPIRQLTRETLPDDGDRVPSSDEVKTLSHQVYGLIKDVDQTQSKLARSQANLVQSEKLAMVGKLAAGVAHSIRNPLTSLKIRLFSLGRALSLSAGQKEDLEVISEEIHHIDTILQNFLAFSRPLKPRMEKISPSDVVDLACQLLWHRFESSGIEVELCREKRLPLILADPYQLKEALINILVNACEIMTNGGIIRIKEEEGEGDSGREVIIRVIDNGPGIPEDLQDKVFLPFFSTKEEGTGLGLSIALRIVEEHDGRLDLRSQEGEGAHFIITLPCKEKDDGNYPDC, encoded by the coding sequence ATGCGAAAGATTATTAGCCTGCGGGCACGCATAATACTTATCCTGTCTGTTCTGATTTTAACTGTTATAGGTTGTAGTGTGGTAACAATCTGGTACGCAGAGGTTATAGAATCGCTTTTTACCAGAGTGGTTGATAAGGATGTAACCTCTTTCCGGGTGGCAGTCAACCTGGAAACTGCACTGGCAAGACAGAAGGGGTTCACAAGCTATTATTTCATGGATGGCAACCCTGACTGGTTAAGACAACTGGAGCAGAATCACCAAGTCTTCAATAAAACCCTCAGGGAAGCCCGGGAATCGGTACAAACAGAGATGGGAAGGAATATCCTGGACAGGATCTGGTCGGAATATAGCCATTATAACGATTCACGCAGGCAGGTTATCAGGTTTTATCAGAAGGGAGAAAAGGAAGCCGGTTCCAGGCTTCACATGGAGATTCGCCGGCAGTTCATGGACATTTATAATCTTTGTGAGCAATATAAGGGTATCCATGAAAAGAGTATTGCCATGGTACGAAACGAGGTCCTTTCACGGACTCGATTTAACAATGCTATGATAATGGTATTTATACAGGTTGCTGGCATGACGGGGGTATTACTCGCTTATATCCTTTTTAAACAGGTCTTGGAACCTATTCGTCAACTGACCAGAGAAACACTTCCTGATGACGGCGACAGGGTTCCTTCTTCAGACGAGGTTAAGACTCTCAGCCACCAGGTGTATGGTCTGATCAAGGATGTAGATCAGACGCAGAGCAAACTGGCAAGGAGTCAGGCTAATCTTGTACAATCAGAAAAATTGGCAATGGTAGGAAAATTGGCAGCAGGTGTAGCCCACAGTATCAGGAATCCTTTGACTTCGTTGAAAATTCGATTATTTTCCCTGGGGCGTGCCCTTTCCCTCTCTGCTGGCCAGAAGGAGGATCTTGAGGTGATTTCCGAGGAGATCCACCATATTGATACCATTCTGCAAAACTTTCTTGCCTTCTCCCGTCCGCTCAAGCCAAGGATGGAAAAGATCAGCCCCTCGGATGTAGTGGATCTGGCATGTCAGCTACTCTGGCATCGCTTTGAATCCTCTGGCATTGAGGTAGAACTCTGTCGTGAAAAGAGGCTCCCCTTGATTCTGGCAGATCCATATCAGTTGAAAGAAGCCCTGATAAATATACTGGTCAATGCCTGCGAAATTATGACAAATGGCGGCATCATTAGGATAAAGGAAGAAGAGGGTGAAGGGGATTCAGGAAGAGAGGTTATCATAAGGGTGATAGACAATGGCCCGGGTATCCCGGAAGATCTACAGGATAAGGTCTTTCTACCCTTTTTCAGTACCAAAGAGGAGGGAACAGGCCTGGGTTTAAGCATTGCCCTGCGAATTGTGGAAGAACACGACGGTCGGTTGGATCTCAGATCACAGGAAGGAGAAGGGGCACATTTTATCATTACTCTTCCCTGTAAGGAAAAGGACGATGGGAACTATCCTGATTGTTGA
- a CDS encoding PEP/pyruvate-binding domain-containing protein, translating into MEGIKPPNSSGRAVEWLCRIAAMLWRSILFFLEIVGICREESIDHAAQVARLKLYHAEFRKLLSANNSFLETMADLEHKFLKREYIERSFIKRKVMRAIADVHAMVESLNVISDARYPDLRKVLGQNTAALTTLVEDSSQTVPAELVLEMSAIFRNHADLTGGKMANLGEIRNVLQLPTPDGFVVTTEGFRLVIEEGGIRSWVQDRHMELLSSGNVAGISRDIREMIEKVEVPIALREAMFDLYGRLARRIGSSPSLAVRSSALGEDSDFSFAGQFLSLLNVGREGLLSAYLKVVASLYSPEAIHYQLLHGILADSAEMAVGCIAIVDALVSGVAFSKDPNQPDSGYVLIQAIRGLGLPLVEGRTSPESIFVPREDRGYVITRIPSQQKSRFIPSPDAGLKEETLRLEEVGQDCLTDSEAQQLAQWALKLETHFGAPQDIEWAMDKNRQIILLQSRPLRLFKHIVHTDMPVDGFPVLVRGGEVACPGVGSGPAVHITEDEGMDTFPGGGVLVARRSSPKFIRVMSKARAIVTDFGSTTGHMASLAREFRVPTLLNTRVATREIPPGTMITVDANNGFVYEGKLPIREEKEAEEWGFYSGVQKSPSPRFQLLERVIELVAPLYLTDPRSPEFTADKCRTLHDLARYIHEKSYKEMFMMGKRVGDLRASSYYLDVFLPIDLYLIDLGGGIEGMPRGRRVKPSQIASVPLAALLRGMLHEKIPRFGPRPMDFRGLFSIMMRHAVNSPETESTFRDPCYAIISDNYLNYTARVGYHFSVVDTYCGNTPNKNYISLTFRGGAADYTRRSRRARAIAGILREYDLSVEVSHDLVNARLGKATREETVSHLEMIGSLFQFFRQMDVAMTNEDSVQLLKDAFLRGDYDLEKLMGC; encoded by the coding sequence ATGGAAGGTATAAAACCACCCAACAGTTCAGGAAGGGCGGTTGAATGGCTGTGCCGGATAGCTGCCATGCTGTGGCGCAGCATTCTTTTTTTCCTCGAAATAGTTGGTATTTGCAGGGAAGAAAGCATTGACCATGCCGCCCAGGTGGCAAGACTTAAGCTCTATCACGCCGAATTCCGTAAGCTTCTCTCCGCAAACAACAGTTTCCTCGAAACTATGGCTGATCTGGAACACAAATTCTTGAAAAGGGAATATATTGAGCGTTCTTTCATAAAACGGAAGGTAATGCGTGCCATTGCGGATGTCCATGCCATGGTGGAGAGCCTGAATGTCATCTCTGATGCCCGCTATCCCGATTTGAGAAAGGTTCTGGGACAGAACACGGCTGCCCTGACGACTTTAGTTGAGGACTCAAGCCAGACGGTTCCTGCCGAACTCGTGCTCGAAATGTCTGCAATATTCAGAAATCACGCCGATCTGACGGGTGGTAAGATGGCAAATCTTGGTGAGATAAGGAATGTCCTGCAATTGCCTACACCGGACGGCTTTGTTGTTACTACCGAGGGCTTTCGGCTGGTTATTGAAGAAGGCGGTATACGTTCATGGGTGCAGGACAGGCACATGGAACTCCTCTCATCAGGGAATGTAGCAGGGATTAGCCGGGACATCAGAGAAATGATAGAAAAGGTAGAGGTTCCCATCGCTCTCAGGGAAGCTATGTTCGACCTTTATGGACGGCTTGCCCGGAGGATTGGGTCGAGTCCCTCGTTGGCAGTGCGTTCCAGTGCCCTGGGAGAGGACAGTGATTTTTCGTTTGCCGGTCAGTTTTTATCACTCCTCAACGTAGGTCGAGAGGGGCTGCTCAGCGCCTATCTTAAAGTAGTGGCCAGCCTTTACTCTCCTGAAGCGATCCACTATCAGCTCCTCCACGGGATATTAGCTGATTCCGCAGAGATGGCTGTGGGGTGTATCGCTATAGTGGATGCCCTGGTAAGCGGAGTTGCCTTTTCAAAGGATCCCAACCAGCCTGATTCAGGGTATGTACTGATCCAGGCTATACGCGGGCTGGGGCTACCTCTGGTGGAGGGGAGAACCTCGCCGGAGAGTATCTTTGTTCCAAGGGAAGATAGGGGATACGTGATTACCCGGATTCCTTCCCAGCAGAAAAGCCGTTTCATCCCTTCCCCGGATGCCGGGCTGAAAGAGGAAACACTCAGACTGGAGGAGGTTGGACAGGATTGCCTTACCGATAGTGAAGCGCAGCAACTGGCACAGTGGGCTCTTAAGCTGGAGACTCACTTCGGTGCCCCACAGGATATTGAGTGGGCGATGGATAAAAACCGGCAGATCATTCTTCTCCAGTCCAGGCCTTTACGTCTTTTCAAGCATATCGTTCACACCGATATGCCTGTAGACGGTTTCCCGGTACTGGTGAGAGGAGGAGAAGTGGCATGTCCCGGCGTGGGTAGCGGTCCGGCTGTCCACATAACTGAGGATGAAGGCATGGATACCTTCCCCGGTGGCGGGGTTCTGGTTGCCAGAAGGTCCTCGCCCAAGTTCATAAGGGTTATGTCGAAGGCACGGGCTATTGTTACTGACTTCGGGAGTACCACCGGCCATATGGCTTCCCTGGCAAGGGAATTTCGGGTACCAACCCTTCTGAATACCAGGGTAGCAACGCGTGAAATTCCTCCGGGCACGATGATTACCGTAGATGCAAACAACGGCTTTGTATATGAGGGTAAGCTTCCCATAAGGGAAGAGAAAGAGGCTGAGGAATGGGGTTTTTATTCAGGGGTACAAAAGTCCCCCTCACCAAGGTTTCAACTCCTCGAGAGAGTTATCGAGCTTGTTGCGCCTCTTTACCTTACAGATCCGCGTTCTCCTGAATTTACAGCAGATAAATGCCGGACCCTCCACGATCTTGCCCGTTATATCCACGAAAAGTCCTACAAGGAGATGTTCATGATGGGCAAGAGGGTCGGGGATCTCCGGGCATCCAGCTACTACCTGGATGTTTTTCTCCCTATTGATCTCTACCTTATAGATCTTGGCGGGGGTATTGAAGGAATGCCCAGGGGACGAAGGGTGAAACCTTCCCAGATTGCCTCTGTACCCCTTGCTGCACTTCTCAGAGGGATGCTGCACGAAAAGATACCCCGCTTTGGACCGAGACCCATGGACTTTCGGGGGTTATTCTCAATAATGATGCGCCATGCTGTGAACAGCCCGGAGACGGAATCAACCTTCCGAGATCCCTGCTATGCCATCATTTCTGATAATTATCTTAACTACACGGCAAGGGTCGGGTATCATTTCAGCGTGGTAGATACCTATTGCGGCAACACGCCGAATAAAAACTACATCAGCCTGACCTTCAGAGGCGGAGCGGCGGACTACACCCGCCGTAGTCGAAGGGCAAGAGCCATCGCCGGAATTCTCAGAGAGTATGATTTATCTGTCGAGGTAAGTCACGATCTGGTCAATGCTCGTCTGGGGAAGGCAACCAGGGAGGAGACCGTCAGCCACCTGGAGATGATAGGAAGTCTCTTTCAGTTCTTCAGGCAGATGGATGTTGCCATGACTAATGAGGATTCTGTCCAGCTGCTGAAGGATGCCTTCCTTCGGGGTGATTATGACCTTGAAAAGCTCATGGGGTGCTAA
- a CDS encoding sigma-54 dependent transcriptional regulator: MGTILIVDDDHQLRQSFEKLLTEEGHTVLTASSGEAGLSVIKSAMSDLVILDVRLPGMSGLETFQAIREIDPKLPVIVMTAFGTTETAIEATKLGAFDYVLKPFDIPDILKLINQALEAGRLVRSRVEMDVVSKTESSEIIIGQCRAMQELYKTIGRVAPTDATVLIRGESGTGKELVARALYQHSLKADKPFMVINCVAIPETLLESELFGYEKGAFTGAVSRRIGRIEQAHKGTILLDEIGDMPFSIQSKILRLLEEKSIERLGGRDPIPVDVRIIAATNRDLETAIADGCFREDLYYRLKVVTIWLPPLRERLQDIPRLADHFLARFARDMNMDNPGMTLETKEMLNRYSWPGNVRELSNAIQKALIFSRGYPIRPEDISQAIEKKDAMIGKLEELCPEETIQQWVRRALLSGNNEYVFDSLRERFTSVIIREALDIAGGNKSRAAKLLGLSRPTLLARIEKYHIKVERSVKTEEI; this comes from the coding sequence ATGGGAACTATCCTGATTGTTGACGATGATCATCAATTGAGACAGAGCTTTGAAAAGCTTTTAACAGAGGAGGGACATACAGTATTAACTGCCTCCAGCGGTGAAGCAGGTCTCTCTGTAATAAAATCGGCTATGTCTGATCTGGTTATTCTGGACGTGCGTCTACCGGGAATGAGTGGTCTGGAGACATTTCAGGCTATCCGGGAGATAGATCCGAAGCTCCCGGTAATCGTTATGACAGCCTTCGGCACTACCGAAACGGCTATCGAGGCAACCAAATTGGGGGCATTTGATTATGTCCTCAAGCCTTTCGATATCCCCGACATCCTGAAACTTATTAATCAGGCATTGGAGGCAGGTCGCCTTGTCCGCTCCAGGGTAGAGATGGACGTTGTTTCCAAAACGGAATCTTCTGAGATCATTATTGGACAGTGCAGAGCTATGCAGGAGCTTTACAAGACTATCGGTCGGGTAGCTCCCACTGATGCCACGGTGCTCATCCGGGGTGAATCCGGGACGGGAAAGGAGCTGGTGGCGCGCGCCCTTTATCAGCACAGCCTCAAAGCAGACAAACCTTTTATGGTGATCAACTGCGTGGCTATCCCTGAAACACTGCTGGAAAGTGAACTATTCGGGTACGAAAAAGGGGCATTCACCGGTGCTGTGAGTCGCCGCATAGGGAGGATCGAACAGGCACATAAGGGAACAATATTACTTGATGAAATAGGAGATATGCCATTTAGTATCCAGTCCAAGATACTTCGCCTGCTTGAGGAAAAGAGTATCGAGCGCCTCGGTGGACGTGATCCCATCCCGGTAGATGTCCGTATTATCGCTGCGACCAACCGGGACCTTGAAACAGCAATTGCAGATGGGTGTTTCCGGGAGGATCTCTATTACCGGCTAAAGGTAGTTACTATCTGGCTCCCCCCTTTACGGGAGCGTCTACAGGATATTCCGCGGCTTGCCGATCATTTTCTCGCCAGGTTTGCCAGAGATATGAACATGGATAATCCAGGTATGACCCTGGAGACAAAGGAGATGCTCAACCGTTATAGCTGGCCCGGCAATGTCCGTGAATTGTCCAATGCCATACAAAAAGCCCTGATTTTCAGCCGGGGTTACCCCATTCGGCCGGAGGATATCTCCCAGGCCATTGAGAAAAAGGATGCAATGATTGGAAAATTGGAGGAGCTTTGTCCTGAGGAGACGATCCAGCAATGGGTCCGCAGGGCACTCCTGTCAGGAAATAATGAGTATGTATTTGATTCTTTGCGTGAGCGTTTCACCAGTGTAATCATCCGCGAGGCACTCGATATCGCAGGTGGCAACAAAAGCCGTGCTGCGAAGCTCCTCGGTCTTTCCAGGCCTACCCTCCTGGCCAGAATTGAAAAATACCATATTAAGGTGGAAAGATCGGTGAAAACAGAGGAGATTTGA